The region ataataatagattaaattaacacaaaatGTTGCTAATGAAATCAACCCATTCTAAGTTTTGGAgatataatagttttgttcattaattttgtaatatcgaataaaaactcaaaataaatatgattgtaTGCGGTATAGaaacaagtattttaaaaaatgagccacttcaataattttcatcaggtttttttgcaataaaacaaaaactgagAAAAAAGttggaagaaataaaaacgagTGATTCTGTAGAagcttaaaattgttttctaaaggtgtaaattttaatgtgaataaattatgaaacgaAATTTTTGAGAAAACAAACCgacttttgtttaaaaacaaaaaacaattttggCTAAAATAACTGAAgtcattaacattaaataaacataatattatgtcaCTTTGCGCAttggaatattaattatttacaaaattttaaacaatgacTCCCATAAATAGGGTTTTAGtggaaatattaatgaacattTCATTTCCATTTcctctaattatatattaattacagtcCCAATTACTATGTGCAACTAAACTTGCAACTAACCTTTAGCACGAGTTAGCATCAACAAACCAGAGACAGTGCATTTCCAGTTGTTCATTCACAAACCTACGTTTTAACTATCAGCACGGaaagtaaatatgaaaaaaatatatagttttatctaaatgtgcacattacataatataataaacacagAAATCAGCATTTTTACATTTGCGAGAAATTTGAAGTGCTACGAGAGTTACAACCGtaacgttttaattattaattcattgaaatacaCTTTGCAAGGTATTTGCAACgaggaaatttaatttaggttaatttaattcaatgttaaattttttgcatCTCCCCTGATAGCGATGATATCTTGATGAACTGATCCGACAATAGATAAATCTACCCCAAACTATTGCCAAAAAAGTCatagtaaatacatatattgtaatgtattttatttattcttggaAGTACCGTTCAATCTTGAGCCTTAATGTTCGGCGTTTAGTCTAGTTATGTCCTACAAAATGGCCGAAGTCAGTGTTTATagattttcaaatacaagttgaTAACCAAATGTTGTCATCACAAAATTGACATTAGTatcttgattttatttaaaaaaatatcatttatcgTGAATAAATGTTCTATTCTTATgatcaaaatgtatttaaaaatatatagaaacgcTGTAACGAGAAAAATgagaaatgtatatttattatatagagaaACGCTGGTGTGACAACAATTAGGTGGAAATATCCTCAAAGATTCCCAGTTTtggaataaatgtttttagattgcaaataaacaaattccAGTCGTATTTTACGGAGCCGGTTATATCAGCAGAGTTTGTCTGGAacgattaaaatatgtatattaattctgTTGGCGTCACATGCCACGGTATGAATTTTTATGATGCGTGATTACGACCTTTACGtgtcacaatttttataaattcaaagatTCACCCAAATTacgataacttttattatttttattatgatatttgtgATCTATCTCTAAGACCAACATTTTTCtgttaatactatataaaatcaacaacCAATGGTTTAAAACGActtaaatcaaaaatgttactttttaattcacataaaataattctaagtaagtaagtaaatacTACATTAACACTCTAGGTACGAACTTAAGGGTATACActcctaaatataaataaaaattatatgtgtcTTAGTATTTTTACAGTCCAATATAACTACCACGAAAAAAATCTAATGACGTAGCAGGCCTGTAGAATTTTGGCGTTCAGTTTAGCCCTCAACCTTTTTtacgttatatattatgaattaataaaaaattggtcgccagcacttATCTCAATTTTATCTCCATGctttccagatgactctcccagatcagagtaatttagtaagatggggtaaaggtaccgaaaacttgctacatctgcggggagacagttggaactgctaagtaTTTGGTtgtgggatgtagggtactcagaggcagccctagtaggttcgtttcaaatttggttaggtagagacaGGAGGATGGACGGcagaggtgagcgtttaacgcgcgttagataggggtcccttaaacctacacctgggtcgcaagtcccaggcactgttgaaactcctctccctgcaacgcgatggactcAGCTCCCGCACGGTGAATGTACGGAATGCTGGGAAGTTTTATCtcatatgatttattatatccagctgataaataaataaataaattttagtcaaaatattctatcttatatataaaattctcgtgtCACAATGTTCGCTCCCGTATTCCACCGAAACGGTTTGAGCGATTctcatgaaattttgtgagcatATTGAATAGATCTGAGAATTGGCCAACATCTATATTTCATACCCCTTAGTGATAAGGGTTGTTCAcccttaaacttttttttaaaatttgtgaacgaatttttttgtttttatttttttttataatgtggcatcaaaaaatacatacaaccctaaatttttgcttttttatcaccaacttctattttttttatatatgtgtacacACAATACGAGATACCTTATTCGTATGTTTGTTTCGGCTAAGATCTAAAATGGCTGAACCACGTTTAACAAGACttattggcaggtagctgatgtaataaaaagtaacttagggTACTTTTTTTCAATACCATCCCGAAATTATAACACGCGAATGGGAGGCAGGGCGCATACGgggctttaaagttttgtcatagtttcttattatttttcttacgcagACGGAATCGAGGGTAACAgctagtataatttaaaatttttaattaagacaagaattatgtatttatttcgcTTTCAACTTTCGACATCCGAaccgaaattaaataatggaaTAATGTTGTCCTACAGAATTTGACCTCaaaaggaatttaaataatatatctattccTATTATCATTCAAAAATTTCACCAAATCGATATCAGATTTAACGTCTAAATTCATTTCATAGTTATCCAAAGGGCCTATGTAAGAGGGTTAAATTAATGGATAAGGTAAATGAAAACTTGGAGAATATTTTGATGAACCACATAACTCCATACTAAAACCAACATTTTTGTTGTTCGTCTTAATGAGTGGAATAATCGAATCATCtatgaagtaaatttaatttgtaatgacATCACAAGCGTTACGAAAATTACCTATCGTATAATCACAACTAGgtaacacttaaaatttatattaatttaatagaaacttAATGTGAAagtatatcttaatataaaaataattataaaaatatattgctgtcataaaaataggatattataaaagaatttttcattaagttaAGACTATTTCAATAGTCCTTTAATCTGCGGATTTTCACAAAACTAGTCACTTCTCATGGATTTGTAAGTAATCCTTATTCGTCAGGGGCTTTTAGGAATTAGGTGTCGAACAAAATTctcaaaaagataaaaaaaagaggAAAACAAAAACGACActatcaaagaaatatatatccgAATCTTTGCAGCTTTACGTTACTAAAACCCACTTTGTcattttgcaaatatatttcaaaccaTACAATATAGCAGAgagttttacaattatttctaaatgaaCGATTtcaaaattgatattaaatgaataaagtgAATCAATTGAACgtatagttaattataaatcataaattgcAATAGAGACTGCGggctcataaataatatttaggcCATAGTAACGATATcgactataattaattattaattgccgtatataacaaaattaatggaaatacattttaagaaataaaacaattgtttgGTAATTTAAAGCCTCTCTATCTGTATCTTCTTGCAAACAAACTTGATAGAGTTTTTTAAGAGTTGGCttaatttctgtaatattACACGTTTGAtcaacaaacatataaaagttttgtgaAGGGGTCGTAACTTAAAGCAATTTCACTTCAGATTGAACTTATAACGTGTTTCCTGACAAGATGTTACAAAGTggaatgtaaatgaaattatttttttagcatATGAAATCATTCATGGAAGACAGAGGACGAAGTTATcgaaatgatatttaaaattttagttataatttaattttacggtcaaactcttaaaaatttgtcttttataaaataaaggtgCCATCTACAAGGTTTTCGTACAAAAATCTTACTCGTTGTTAATTATCTTTGCAGGACAGAAGACACTGTAAGTATGAAGATAtacgattaaatataaagaatccTGATTTACCGATTAGAGCATAGGATGCCTAAACAGTCAAAAGATCTCCGGAAAGAAATCGTAGGTTCAAAACCTTctcgtttaattaaatttttcttcatataattGCTGATTTGGATTTTAAGTCAGGTATTGTCCTAATATTtgtgtaatgttaaaaaaaattatacgaatATCACATACCattactttaaatgtttttttttctgccAGATCTATATCACTTTAAGgaaagtaacatttatttgtaaatattattagtgcAGAATACTGAatgaaaaaatgaaaattttgattcTTTGTTTCGTTTATAACAGGTTACGTAgaattaggtttttttttaatatgtgacaAGGATACAATGCacaaatatgacaaaaaagaAATGGTAAGTACCTCTAGTATAtgccatatattatttttcttctagatttatttttgaatatgtaCTGTTCGTTTTATAGTCTTAAAACATTACTCGTCTAAATTGAGACTTTATCACGTAGTTATTTAAACTTCAACatatgttacaataataacatatcTCTGTCCTCAGACGAAATTAAGTGAGGACTATAATTCtaatatcacaaaattaaaaccgtaaaattgttatacatttaataaattttgaatctttgtacataaatttaaataagttagatttatattttataactatgaaATGTACACAAACATCGCAAAACTAGCTTCAGGAAATTCGGCAACTTATAGTTTATCCGCATAAATTTacctttattttaacttatcaGAAGCTGTATAATGGAATACTAGGGACATTAAGgattgttttatgaataaatacaacattcacgatttttattacatatgtagtatatttaaaagtgctttttattatttttattgatgtcaaattaatgtatacattACCTAACAGGttttaaaactcaaattaaaaataataacatcattaagttttattgatGTCTTGCACATATTTGCTTGTAGCTCACGAAAGATGCCTCACGAAAATCAAGATTTCATATATGtggtgaaattttaaaaaccttttacaATTTCAGTTTTGCTTATTGTTGACTAAGTCATAGTAAAGTGCGATGtcgaataaattatgaaattaactaCGACGTTCAAAAACAAGCGTTTAGCTAAGAATCTATATAGTCTAATTACGTCTTCGTTATCCTTACATAGTGcaagtgattaaaaaaaaatatgttatgttttgaaagtaaatttcAAGTTCTATTTTTCGAAATTCTGTGTACCCTAATATAAacgagttaaataaatatacccaCAGCAAGTGCATCGTGATTGTCACTATGACGCCGTCTTTTGTAATCCTctgaagaaaaacaaatattagcGACTTCTACAACTATTAAGCGccatgtaacatttaaaatacctaTTGTTACGACGGAAAGAAAATACGTCCCCTCAGGgtgcaatattaataaagaattatgttcacgctattaatttaaaagtgtgTAATAGCTGTAGGCGCCTTTAAGTAtctgaaacaaattatttacattatttatttccgtAGTTGCTTTCTcctctatattaaataactgttCTTACTCTCGCTGTATCTCTTTTATGAAGAGATTTCCACAGCATTCCACACCATCCCaaaaattattcttgtttACTCATATACCAATTACTCACATTTATGAATGTTGCCAAATTGATGTAACTGAAGGGGCCAGCAGTGAGTACAATCTGCTTATTTAATTGACCAGCTAATAGGTGAAGATTTTTTTGCTCTGACAATGTTCGCGTCCACCAATAGCTTTCATATGGACCCAGCATTAAATCTTgactctataaataaatacactttaaactttaaaaataaaaattttcgctCTAATTCTTATCGcggaatttaaataacttagaaggaattttataataataccaaTATCTAAGAAAATGTACCAATTAACTATTCACTAAGGGccataattttatcaaaagtaTCGAACGTCGAATTAGtacagttttgttatttttgagcATATTCCTAAGAAAAACCTTAATCAgatagtgaaaatatttcattaaaaagtctttagaatttaaatggaaatttaatgagatattaatattgtttgtacTAGTACTTCACTAATACTTACGACATAAAATACGTCATTGCTATGCCAACAGTAAATGAAAACTTGGCTTACACCAAACATGAgatattgaaatgttattaacTTCTGCATTGCACTGCTTTCGGTCTATAAAtgaattagaattttttttgttatgcgGGTGACGATAGttttaacatatttgaaatatgtaaagCTTACTGTTAATTGGACAGTCGTTGCACAAAGCATTACAGAACAAACAATAACATACAACAACATTATGGGAGATAAACAAGAGTCGAAAAGTCGAAAATATCTGAAACaaggttaaaatttttattatcgcGCCTTATGTAGTTCTTAAAAAATAGCAAAGACAGAAGTACACATtgaaaacaagttaaaatatttttcagaatcCATGTTATCAGGGAACTTAACTCAAGaatgtataatgttttatttcaagtgataattaataaaatttataaagaagttctcccttaaaattataaaaagaaactaaATACTCCTTATGCTGCGTGTTCCTTAAACAAAATGAACGTTTTAGCTATGAATCTTATAATACACCTGACatattgagaatatttattaaaaaaatatattttttctgagtTTGAGTATTCAATGAAGCCAACccaaattatttaagttataagacTAAACTACTCTAACTTCAATATACCAGGGATACAAGTAGATCGCTCAACTACAAGAATGTTCACAAAGTCAAATAATGAAAGAGGTACTGCTGCACTTTGAATGgagagttaaatttaattttagatgttAAGGAATTCTAAAAGTCGGCACAACTTGTTTAAAAAGAACTACAATTAAGACGGactaaaaattatgtttataataatcgtGTTATGAAAATTCTATGGCAAAATAAGATAAACCAATCGACTCGCGGCTGGAGTCATAAGTTCTAAATTACCCTAATTCTATTATTCTACACAACGAAATTCAGAGctacaaattttgttaaaaaaaataggtaaCTTATGAAATGAACATACCTAAAAAGTTCttgctaataaaaatatttacaaataatataaacctcACATACatagtgtatttattttacgtttCACTTTTTgcaaactattatattaagttcTAATTgcctaaaatttaataaaagaaccTGCGGAATCTAGAGAAGCAAATTATCGTTTTGAGATAGTGTATCACAATCCTGTACCTAAAACTATAGTGATCTAGGACCTTttctatgttaatttttaatttttattaaaagaatgaaGTTCAAAGCAGTCAAAAGTACGTTATTACAATACTCAAAACACGTTATGCtaatagtttgtttttaaataggcgattaaaaaaaaactattaacttaaaatgataatccatcaacaatttctttttttgtggAAATAAATAGAAACTCAAATTGAGTAGCCAAATTTCGATTGTTAATAGAATAAAGGGGTCCTGAATGgatttttgaatataacgAAGTCATTAGTTACATTTTCTATGAACAGTATAAACTTGAAAGAAGTAGATATGAGAATATTTCATTCAGATCTGTGTTTTGACAAATTGATTACACGTAGCATCGATCAAAAGCTGTAATACCAAGTGTGTTTATTCACAGGAACTCAGTAATATTAGCACTTTTATCCCACTTAGCTATATAGAGGCATATTTGTTTCAAGAACAGTGTCACAGAATAACACCCAGATATTCATATTcaagtaattattttcttatatatatattatttttaatttatctgaaaactcttgaaatattaaaaaaaattattatttgttgagTTTATAATGGTGCCTCATTCTTCGCTAATTAATCTAGCGCGAAGAATGAGGCACCTACtttcgcgaattttattcatttaaataaaactaatatatttcggatatattacgcggattttattatgacgtcatctcgcctgcccgtgatcatggttaataaaatccgcgtagtatatccgaaatgtattagtttcatttaatcgtcctatataattttttgctaGCCAAAttcttaaatcaatattattactgtaactatgtttaattatttttttttataaatgaaattaaatatttttaaattgatagtcaaatatttattcagatatttgctgtatttatttaacatactcactttaatatatcattatgtCGTTGATGGCAATGATCGATTCGTTTCTGTGCTTCCTCTTTTGTGACTGGATTTTCCTCTGTCCCAAACAGGCTTCGACAGTCTCGTCTCAAGAGTTCCAATTCACCgcgaaaaaaaatcattaatacaaACGCATTTGTGTCATAGGATGTAATCCATCCCCCGGAATATAACGAAGCTACaccttgaattatatttgaaatcaaataacCTGACATCGTGGTTTTATCAAATGGTGTCCAAGAATTTACTACTTCTAGAAATTTTTCTGTGCCATCTTTGACATTTTGACGATATGTAGACGATAATAGATATTTAGCTGCTGGTTGTACGACAATCATGATAACCGTACAGTACCCCAaaaaccaatatatatatgttattatgcGACagtatttagtatattttctGACTGTTTCCCGATAAATTGGATCTGGAGAATTCCTTCTTTCTATATCAACGCgagttgtaaatttaaaaattcccaTCCAGTGTTTATGCCAGGCATACATTGTGATTACCTTAATGACATTAACACTGCTCAGCattgaatatttgaaattaagcAGTAAGTGGTTAACATCATTTCTCATAATTATCATGTCTACGTACTCCGAAATAATAAACAGTCCCATTACCGTCAATATTGACAAGTATATCATTTTTCCTTTCCTGGTTCTTGGTAATATCAgtccatataattttaaccatTTTATGGTTGGCCCTAATAATGGACGTTTAGGGTCTTCTAGTTTTTGCAAGAGCCGTTGGATAGTCGATGTCATTTCAGTTATTACCGTCACAAATTGagaaaatgaaatgaattaatCGATGTGCAAtgctatttataatctattacaCCTATAGGGACgggtttattaataatatatatttttttttaaattttagttcatattgtttttttttaattttagttaatattgttttttttctaattttagttaatgtagttaatattaataggttaaaaattatactaaatattaaatgttattttatctataattaaataaaatagggtCGTGTTAATGCAttagtttttaacaatattcctttacttatttctataatgtaattattccTCTTATATTATGTCTTTTGGACACTTGAATTGACctatattatacacatttttaaacatagtaTGATGCGTCGTTATCACATCACTAACTCGTAGAAatgcaaaaattaaatatttataaataaaagatattatattctGACTGATCGATAATAATTACAGcgtaaatgtatgtaattgttatggaatttattatacatctaTGACGGCATAATTTaagttacatacatattaaagtcgaaactatataataaaaaaagtaataacaataaattgcatataattattaaagatcaAGTGACACAAGCctgaagcaaaaatataaatactcctATATATAGTTCATGgaagagatataaaaaataattcttctgTAGCATCGAATTTCTTTGTAGATCCaggaactaaataaatttttagaacTTCTATAAACTTGTTCAGTTTTTGAAAGGTATTCCAcgaaaaattcaaacaaaaaataaaatatttgctaggatttttttatccaCCATATTACtacaaaacttataaaagcATAATAATACGATTAATTGATTCCCTTGCTAATAACAAATCGAATTAAAATAGACTGGACtaaaacatatgaaaaaaaattagaaataatatttgctgTTATGCATTGGTTTTACAATAACTGATTTTGAtgaggtttttaattttatataagtaataatgttCTGCCTGCATACACCTTATTTCACAAATTAAAGGCTCTATTTGACAATTCCctacaacaatttttttttgtaaagaaataaaaaaaagccatAGATATGAGTGTAAAATTATACTTGCAAaatcaaaaagtatttaaagcaGCGTTGACCATTCTAAAGCTCTCAATTTTTGTTTCCCCGAAACGTTTTGGTGTAAACAATGATTTGTAGTTCTAAGTTTAGGGAtgatatagttttaaacacaatagattacaacaatttttaattctgtgttaaaatgtatttaaaaataaaagtggtTAAGTTACTTTTGTTTCGCCGGAACTTAGAATAAGAGAAAATGATGTTGTCgccaagaaaataaaaaataaataaatataaatatataaataagaaaaaaatattttatttggaattattaaaattataaatttggaaGAAACTAATGTTAATAACGTAAATGTTTGAGAAATCGAACATTAGGTACCAGTATTAGGACCAGTATTAGTACCAGTAGTAGGAGTCTAGTTATGAGATTCAAATGCATTGAAAATCTTTGTAGCTGTGTTAattatgacaaataataaactCACCTTATCAATTTTGAGTACCGATCGTAACATCTCATTAGTCTTCTTTTTGCTTCTTTAACACTAGCAGGTTCTTTTTCGGTACCAAATATTAGTCTGCCATCAATAATTTGCATTTCTATCTCACTTTTTACGAACACCATAGTGACAATGGCGTTTGTATCAAATGAAGTTATCCAACCTCCACCGTATATGGCAGCGTAACTCTGAATGAGGCaagcaaaaatatatccaagtacagtatttttatcaaaaggaACCCAAGAGCTCACGACCTGGTCATATTTTTCTGTTCCATTTCTCACATTATGTCTGTATACTTCCGAagtatagtatttatatattggttgacaaataacaattataactgttatatacattaacaacagataataaaaagtgATCATCCGACTGTATCTGGTATATTTAGtaatgatttcttttttacCACTTTCTTCGTCCGACCTTCGTGCCCTGTCTGTGTCATTTACGTAATTCAATATACCTTTCCAATCTTTCTGTCTAATCAAAAAGCTTGTTATCTTGCTGACACTAACCGTTGCTAGTAAAGTGATTTTCAGATTTGTCAAAACCATATTCATGTCGTTTTTAAGGAACCAGATTTCGATATACTCAGTGGCAGTAAAAACAATAACAGATATGtgcatgaataaataaaaatattttttatatctgtcgTCAGGCAGAATGAGGCCCCAGAACttaaggaattttatatttggccCTAATAAAGGATAATTCCTGTcttcaaatttattcaaaagatTACTTAGCATGTTTTTCgaagatttattattacagtCAAGAAACGTCATAAAGTCAAAAAGAAGATTAAgacatgaaacaaaatatttgctaCTTAATTAGGTgacacaaaataatttgaacttAATATGTAGTGATTAGAATAGAGTTTTCGTGATAAaattcatagtttttattttacatttcgatttcataaaaatgtttgatacCATTCTAAGTGTATAGTATCTAAAGTATTggatacttatattttattattttataattttgacaataaAATCCTAGCTTAAAGTCTTATTTTTAGgcaagtatattaaaaacttatttcattGGTTTTTAAAAGTGAAAAGGGAGTTAGTGTCAAAACTTATGATGGAtgtaaattaggttttattttatttcaaacttcTTTAAGATCttagtcttttaaaatttatttgttattttgatctcatgattaatttaaactatgatgttttaaattactataatattttgatagagATACTTGCACGTCCCTAGTAGATGGTAGTAGTAATTAGCACAAATTACATAGTTATTTTCGTTAAACCTAAAATTACAACAACAAACAAGTTGGACATTTTAATTACctgttaattacattattcctataatttttaacacgcCATATTATTTGCCCCCAACAATTTTGttgcaatattttaagtttttatacagaagaatatcattttattttatagtatgagtaaaataaagaagtaacgTACCGGCTCTCACCTTtatatctaattttaattatcatttcaatctaacaatgaataatttatcagACATGACCATTCTATCTTTCTACAAGCAC is a window of Danaus plexippus chromosome 22 unlocalized genomic scaffold, MEX_DaPlex mxdp_27, whole genome shotgun sequence DNA encoding:
- the LOC116773612 gene encoding odorant receptor 4-like, which codes for MTSTIQRLLQKLEDPKRPLLGPTIKWLKLYGLILPRTRKGKMIYLSILTVMGLFIISEYVDMIIMRNDVNHLLLNFKYSMLSSVNVIKVITMYAWHKHWMGIFKFTTRVDIERRNSPDPIYRETVRKYTKYCRIITYIYWFLGYCTVIMIVVQPAAKYLLSSTYRQNVKDGTEKFLEVVNSWTPFDKTTMSGYLISNIIQGVASLYSGGWITSYDTNAFVLMIFFRGELELLRRDCRSLFGTEENPVTKEEAQKRIDHCHQRHNDILKYFRLFDSCLSPIMLLYVIVCSVMLCATTVQLTTESSAMQKLITFQYLMFGVSQVFIYCWHSNDVFYVSQDLMLGPYESYWWTRTLSEQKNLHLLAGQLNKQIVLTAGPFSYINLATFINILKGAYSYYTLLN
- the LOC116773613 gene encoding uncharacterized protein LOC116773613: MLSNLLNKFEDRNYPLLGPNIKFLKFWGLILPDDRYKKYFYLFMHISVIVFTATEYIEIWFLKNDMNMVLTNLKITLLATVSVSKITSFLIRQKDWKGILNYVNDTDRARRSDEESGKKEIITKYTRYSRMITFYYLLLMYITVIIVICQPIYKYYTSEVYRHNVRNGTEKYDQVVSSWVPFDKNTVLGYIFACLIQSYAAIYGGGWITSFDTNAIVTMVFVKSEIEMQIIDGRLIFGTEKEPASVKEAKRRLMRCYDRYSKLIR